A DNA window from Choloepus didactylus isolate mChoDid1 chromosome 9, mChoDid1.pri, whole genome shotgun sequence contains the following coding sequences:
- the LOC119544044 gene encoding UDP-glucuronosyltransferase 1A3-like: MATGFQFSLWVLLGLLLFLGIRPGAEGGKVLVVPMEGSHWLSMRKVVQELSARGHQAVVLAPEVSMHMKEADFFTLRTYATPYTQEEYDQLMMDYFQMAFEEMHFLKIYFRSIAMLKKGSMLFEKSCAELLHSKELIRSLNASSFDVVLTDPVYPCGSLLAEYLSVPAVYFLRFIPCAWDFEGTQCPNPSSYVPRMLTRNSDHMTFLQRVKNMLYPLSMKYICDVSFSPYPRLASEILRREMSLLDVFSYASVWLFRGDFVMDYPRPIMPNMVFIGGINCAHRKPLSQVCMGAIT, encoded by the coding sequence ATGGCGACAGGATTCCAGTTTTCCCTGTGGGTTCTCCTGGGGCTGCTGCTTTTCCTGGGCATCAGGCCCGGGGCCGAGGGCGGGAAGGTGCTGGTGGTGCCCATGGAAGGCAGCCACTGGCTCAGCATGCGGAAGGTCGTGCAGGAGCTCAGCGCCAGAGGCCACCAGGCTGTCGTCCTTGCTCCAGAAGTGAGCATGCACATGAAAGAAGCTGACTTTTTCACCCTGAGAACCTATGCCACTCCATACACCCAAGAAGAATATGATCAGCTCATGATGGACTATTTTCAGATGGCTTTTGAAGAAATGCATTTTCTGAAGATATATTTTAGAAGTATAGCAATGCTGAAAAAAGGGTCTATGCTCTTTGAAAAGTCTTGTGCAGAGCTACTGCATAGCAAGGAGCTGATCAGGTCCCTGAATGCCAGCTCATTTGATGTGGTTCTAACGGACCCTGTTTATCCTTGTGGGTCCTTGCTGGCTGAGTACCTGTCTGTTCCTGCTGTGTATTTTTTGCGTTTCATTCCATGTGCCTGGGATTTTGAGGGCACACAGTGTCCAAACCCTTCCTCGTATGTTCCTAGGATGTTAACCAGGAATTCAGACCACATGACTTTCCTGCAGCGGGTCAAGAACATGCTCTACCCTCTGTCCATGAAATACATTTGCgatgtttctttctctccctaCCCAAGACTTGCCTCTGAGATCCTGCGGAGAGAGATGTCCCTGTTGGACGTTTTCAGCTACGCCTCCGTGTGGCTGTTCCGAGGAGACTTTGTGATGGACTATCCCAGGCCCATCATGCCCAACATGGTCTTCATTGGGGGCATAAACTGTGCCCACAGGAAGCCTCTGTCTCAG